Proteins found in one Deltaproteobacteria bacterium genomic segment:
- a CDS encoding Fic family protein produces MYIHERKQWPHFSWDSQRLGALLADVRHWQGRLLGRMEALGFSLREEATLKALTQEVVKTSQIEGESLNTEQVRSSIARRLGIKIVAPRPVDRSVEGIVEVLLDATRHFESPLTKKRLCAWHAALFPSGRSGLREISMGAWRGKSSGPMQVVSGPYGHEKVHYEAPSYNRLAKEMKDFLQWFNAENETDLLLKSALAHFWFVTLHPFEDGNGRIARALADLLLAKSEGSPQRFYSLSSQIESEREDYYDILEKCQKGSLDISPWMEWFLNCLKRAILKSEETLEDVLGKSKFWKIHAEELFNERQRAILNRLLDGFQGNLTSSKWAKLAKCSQDTALRDLNDLVERKILKKNNAGGRSTHYRLILS; encoded by the coding sequence ATGTATATTCATGAGAGAAAGCAGTGGCCCCACTTCAGTTGGGATAGTCAAAGGTTAGGCGCTCTTCTTGCGGATGTGCGACATTGGCAGGGGCGTTTACTTGGAAGGATGGAAGCTCTAGGGTTTTCGCTACGTGAAGAGGCGACACTCAAGGCCCTCACGCAAGAGGTAGTTAAAACCAGTCAAATTGAAGGTGAAAGTTTGAATACTGAGCAAGTGCGTTCTTCGATTGCCAGGCGCTTGGGTATTAAGATTGTGGCCCCCAGACCAGTCGATCGTTCTGTCGAAGGCATTGTTGAAGTTTTACTCGATGCTACCCGTCACTTTGAAAGTCCCCTGACAAAAAAAAGATTGTGTGCCTGGCATGCAGCGCTCTTTCCCAGCGGAAGAAGCGGGTTGCGAGAAATTAGTATGGGAGCCTGGAGGGGAAAATCCAGTGGTCCCATGCAAGTGGTTTCTGGCCCCTACGGACACGAGAAAGTGCACTATGAAGCACCCTCTTATAATCGCCTCGCGAAAGAAATGAAAGATTTCCTCCAATGGTTCAATGCTGAAAACGAAACAGATCTCCTCCTCAAATCGGCACTTGCTCATTTTTGGTTTGTTACACTTCATCCTTTTGAAGATGGCAATGGACGAATTGCTAGAGCCCTTGCCGATCTACTGCTTGCAAAATCGGAGGGAAGCCCACAACGCTTCTACAGCCTATCTTCCCAGATCGAAAGCGAACGCGAAGATTACTACGATATTCTGGAAAAATGCCAGAAGGGATCCCTCGATATCTCACCTTGGATGGAATGGTTTTTGAACTGTTTAAAACGAGCGATTTTAAAATCTGAAGAGACGCTTGAAGATGTTTTGGGTAAATCAAAATTTTGGAAAATACATGCTGAAGAATTATTCAATGAACGGCAGCGAGCAATCCTCAATCGTCTCTTAGATGGCTTTCAAGGAAATCTCACTTCCTCCAAATGGGCCAAGCTAGCCAAGTGTTCTCAAGACACGGCCTTGAGAGATCTGAATGATTTGGTGGAACGTAAAATTTTGAAAAAAAATAATGCGGGAGGACGCAGTACTCATTATCGGCTTATCCTCAGTTAG
- a CDS encoding sulfate ABC transporter substrate-binding protein → MKNKKLKLITLSLLALLGFSSTKLQAQTNFLNVSYDPTRELYQDYNQAFGKYWKDKTKQDIKFSQSHGGSGKQARSVIDGLEADVVTLALAYDIDAIAEKAKLLPADWQKKLPNNSSPYTSTIVFLVRKGNPKQIKDWNDLVKPGIAVVTPNPKTSGGARWNYLAAWAYALKQPGGDETKAKEFASALYKNVPVLDSGARGATTTFVERGIGDVLLAWENEALLAVKELGKDRFEIVYPSISILAEPPVAVVEKNASKHGTLDLAKAYLEYLYTNEGQEIAAKHYYRPRLAAVAAQYTAQYPKLNLVTIEDTFGGWQKAQKIHFADGGSFDQIYGK, encoded by the coding sequence ATGAAAAACAAAAAACTAAAACTCATCACCCTCAGCCTCTTAGCCTTGCTAGGATTCAGCTCAACAAAACTCCAAGCGCAAACCAACTTCCTGAACGTCTCCTATGATCCCACCCGAGAACTCTATCAAGACTACAACCAAGCCTTCGGGAAATATTGGAAAGACAAAACCAAGCAAGACATTAAATTCAGCCAATCTCACGGAGGCTCCGGGAAACAGGCAAGATCTGTCATCGATGGTCTGGAAGCCGATGTCGTGACCTTAGCTCTGGCTTACGACATTGATGCCATCGCCGAAAAAGCAAAACTACTTCCCGCCGATTGGCAAAAAAAATTACCTAATAATAGTTCGCCTTATACTTCCACCATCGTTTTTTTAGTGCGCAAAGGAAACCCCAAACAAATTAAAGATTGGAATGACCTCGTAAAACCTGGCATTGCTGTCGTCACCCCGAATCCCAAAACTTCAGGGGGCGCGCGCTGGAACTATTTGGCCGCTTGGGCTTATGCCTTGAAGCAACCGGGTGGAGATGAAACCAAGGCCAAGGAATTTGCTTCGGCACTTTACAAAAATGTGCCCGTGTTAGACTCCGGTGCACGCGGTGCCACCACTACTTTTGTGGAGCGCGGCATCGGCGATGTGCTTCTGGCCTGGGAAAATGAAGCGCTGCTGGCGGTAAAGGAATTGGGAAAAGATCGATTTGAAATCGTCTATCCGAGCATCAGTATCCTGGCTGAACCTCCCGTGGCTGTCGTCGAGAAGAATGCCAGCAAGCATGGCACACTCGATTTAGCCAAGGCCTATCTGGAATATCTCTATACCAACGAAGGCCAGGAGATCGCGGCAAAACATTACTACCGACCTCGCCTGGCCGCCGTGGCGGCTCAATATACAGCTCAATATCCCAAACTCAATTTGGTAACGATTGAGGATACTTTTGGAGGTTGGCAAAAGGCCCAGAAAATCCATTTTGCCGATGGCGGCAGCTTTGATCAAATTTATGGGAAGTAA
- the cysK gene encoding cysteine synthase A — MKIYNDNSLSIGCTPLVKINRINNTQATILAKIEGRNPAYSVKCRIGAAMIWDAEKKGLLTKGKRIIEPTSGNTGIALAFVAASRGYPITLTMPETMSHERRKLLKIFGAELILTEGAKGMPGAIAKAKEIYESDKEKYLLMQQFENPANPQIHEETTGPEIWEDTEGKIDILISGVGTGGTITGVSRHIKNKQNKKILSVAIEPEESPVITQTLQGQEVKPGPHKIQGIGAGFVPKNLDLSMVDRVERVNSLDAMAMAKRLAEEEGIISGISCGAAMIGALRLANENPGKNIVVILPDSGERYLSSALFEGVTA, encoded by the coding sequence ATGAAAATCTATAACGACAATTCCCTCTCCATCGGTTGCACGCCCTTGGTGAAAATCAATCGCATCAACAATACCCAGGCCACGATCCTCGCTAAAATTGAAGGGCGCAATCCGGCTTATTCGGTTAAATGCCGTATTGGCGCGGCCATGATTTGGGATGCCGAGAAAAAAGGCCTGCTCACCAAAGGGAAACGCATCATCGAACCCACCAGTGGTAATACCGGAATTGCCCTCGCTTTTGTCGCGGCTTCCCGCGGCTATCCGATTACGCTGACGATGCCTGAGACCATGAGTCATGAGCGACGCAAGCTTCTTAAAATCTTTGGAGCTGAACTGATTCTCACCGAAGGCGCCAAAGGCATGCCCGGTGCGATTGCAAAGGCCAAAGAGATTTATGAAAGTGATAAAGAAAAATATCTGCTGATGCAGCAATTCGAAAATCCCGCCAACCCGCAAATTCACGAAGAAACCACGGGGCCTGAGATTTGGGAAGATACCGAGGGTAAAATTGATATCCTCATTTCAGGGGTAGGTACCGGTGGAACAATTACAGGTGTCAGTCGCCATATTAAAAATAAACAGAATAAGAAAATTCTTTCGGTAGCCATTGAGCCCGAAGAAAGCCCGGTGATCACACAAACTCTTCAAGGCCAGGAAGTAAAACCCGGTCCGCACAAAATTCAGGGCATCGGTGCCGGCTTTGTGCCGAAAAATCTGGATTTGAGCATGGTTGATCGTGTGGAGCGCGTCAATAGCCTTGATGCCATGGCGATGGCAAAACGCCTGGCAGAAGAAGAAGGGATTATTTCCGGCATCTCCTGTGGTGCAGCGATGATTGGGGCACTTCGATTGGCCAATGAAAACCCCGGTAAAAATATCGTCGTCATTCTGCCCGATTCCGGTGAACGTTATCTCTCGAGTGCCTTGTTTGAAGGGGTGACGGCATAA
- the cysW gene encoding sulfate ABC transporter permease subunit CysW, translating to MSENPHYWEVVRASKIRSIAEKEPLWFRLLLILLALSFLLLFLIVPLVSVFYEALQKGLEAYWAALIQPDALSAIKLTLLTAGLAVSVNTIFGIIAAWCLAKFEFRGKNILLTLIDLPFAISPVIAGMIFVLLFGLQGWFGAWLSEHNIKIMFALPGIVLATLFITFPFVARELIPLMQAQGKEEEEAARVLGASGLQTFFRITLPNIKWGLLYGVILCNARAMGEFGAVSVVSGHIRGQTNTIPLHVEILYNEYEFAAAFAVASVLALLAMVTLILKTLLEKEVKVSVKK from the coding sequence ATGAGTGAAAATCCGCATTATTGGGAAGTGGTTCGCGCCTCTAAAATTCGCTCCATTGCCGAAAAAGAACCGCTCTGGTTCAGGCTGCTGTTAATTTTGCTGGCCCTCTCTTTTCTGCTTCTTTTTCTTATTGTCCCCTTGGTAAGTGTTTTTTATGAGGCCTTGCAAAAGGGACTTGAGGCTTATTGGGCGGCCTTGATTCAGCCCGATGCCCTTTCGGCCATCAAGCTCACACTCCTCACGGCTGGACTTGCCGTGTCGGTAAACACTATCTTTGGAATCATCGCTGCCTGGTGTCTGGCAAAATTCGAATTTCGTGGAAAGAACATCCTGCTCACCTTGATTGATCTGCCTTTTGCCATATCCCCTGTGATTGCCGGCATGATCTTCGTGCTTTTGTTTGGTTTGCAGGGTTGGTTTGGAGCCTGGCTGAGCGAGCATAATATCAAAATCATGTTTGCACTTCCCGGCATTGTACTCGCCACCCTTTTCATCACCTTCCCTTTTGTTGCGCGTGAGCTCATCCCGCTGATGCAGGCCCAAGGCAAGGAAGAGGAAGAGGCCGCCCGAGTATTGGGAGCTTCCGGTCTTCAGACTTTTTTCAGAATCACCTTGCCCAATATCAAATGGGGCTTACTTTACGGAGTCATCCTCTGCAACGCGCGGGCGATGGGAGAATTCGGCGCCGTCTCCGTGGTCTCCGGCCATATCCGTGGGCAGACCAACACCATTCCCTTGCATGTTGAAATTCTCTACAACGAATACGAATTCGCCGCCGCTTTTGCCGTTGCGTCTGTTTTGGCCTTGCTGGCGATGGTGACATTAATTTTAAAAACACTTTTGGAAAAGGAAGTGAAGGTTTCTGTAAAAAAATAA
- a CDS encoding transketolase family protein gives MTDYIATRDAYGKALAKLGEGDSRVVVLDADLSGSTKTGIFAKKFPERFFNMGVAEQDLIGTAAGFALAGKIPFASSFAMFAVGRAWEIVRNSVAYPHLNVKICASHAGLTVGEDGASHQIIEDLALTRVMPGMTVLVPADATETEQMVKAAAAHEGPVYIRLGRSKVPQLFDSSYQFKIGKANVIREGKDILLIACGIMVAPTLEAARTLETQGIAATVVNCASIKPLDADTIIPLAKKIGTVLTLEEHSIIGGLGSAICELLGEFPGIAVHRHGVNDEWGQSAPAEVLLKHYKLMPEDIVERVKKVRGQT, from the coding sequence ATGACTGATTATATTGCTACCCGAGATGCCTACGGAAAAGCCCTTGCCAAACTGGGAGAAGGAGACTCTCGTGTGGTGGTGTTGGATGCCGATCTTTCGGGGTCAACCAAAACGGGTATTTTTGCAAAAAAATTTCCTGAGCGTTTTTTTAATATGGGGGTGGCTGAACAAGATCTAATCGGCACCGCGGCTGGTTTTGCCCTGGCGGGCAAAATTCCTTTTGCCTCCAGTTTTGCGATGTTTGCAGTCGGACGCGCTTGGGAGATTGTGCGGAACTCGGTGGCTTATCCTCATCTGAATGTGAAAATTTGCGCCTCACATGCAGGGCTTACGGTGGGTGAAGATGGGGCCTCGCATCAAATTATAGAAGACCTGGCCCTCACGCGGGTAATGCCCGGCATGACGGTACTGGTGCCTGCCGATGCGACGGAGACCGAGCAAATGGTGAAGGCCGCTGCAGCGCACGAGGGCCCTGTATACATCCGTTTGGGTCGTTCCAAGGTTCCACAGCTCTTTGATTCGTCCTATCAATTCAAAATCGGCAAGGCGAATGTGATTCGCGAAGGGAAAGACATCCTTCTGATTGCTTGTGGAATTATGGTTGCCCCTACCTTGGAAGCGGCAAGAACCTTGGAAACCCAAGGTATTGCTGCAACGGTGGTGAATTGTGCCTCGATTAAGCCTTTGGATGCAGACACGATCATCCCTTTGGCGAAAAAAATTGGAACTGTTTTAACCCTGGAGGAACATTCTATTATCGGGGGCCTGGGTTCTGCCATTTGCGAACTTTTGGGAGAGTTTCCGGGGATTGCAGTCCATCGTCATGGAGTGAATGACGAATGGGGCCAATCGGCGCCTGCAGAAGTTTTACTGAAGCATTATAAATTGATGCCTGAGGATATTGTGGAACGGGTGAAGAAAGTGAGAGGACAAACTTGA
- a CDS encoding Fic family protein, with protein sequence MHSLLKQIDEKQRQLATFQPFTPSLQKNILDYARIELTYSSNAIEGNTLSLQETALVVEKGITVAGKTITEHLEAVNHASAFDYICTLQNRNRKDLTEETLLKIHAHVLKGIGDSNAGIYRQVPVRISGSRVVMPNPLKVPSLMQDFVTWLQGDLSQQAATIAAEAHFKLVSIHPFVDGNGRTARLLMNLLLMQAGYPPASIKPESRLEYIQALEKAQLGNGMQDYYLVIYKALIQSQDELLKLLEAKS encoded by the coding sequence ATGCATTCACTACTCAAACAAATTGACGAGAAACAGCGTCAGCTAGCTACTTTTCAGCCCTTCACTCCATCGCTTCAAAAAAATATTCTGGACTACGCTCGTATTGAACTCACCTATAGTTCGAATGCCATTGAAGGAAACACCTTAAGTCTGCAAGAGACCGCCCTTGTCGTAGAAAAGGGAATTACGGTGGCAGGTAAAACAATTACTGAACACCTGGAAGCAGTGAATCATGCGAGTGCTTTCGATTATATTTGCACTTTGCAAAATCGGAATAGAAAAGATTTAACTGAAGAAACCCTATTGAAAATTCATGCCCATGTCTTAAAAGGAATAGGCGATTCCAATGCAGGAATTTATCGTCAGGTTCCCGTGCGTATTTCCGGCTCTCGGGTAGTGATGCCCAATCCCCTAAAAGTTCCTTCTTTAATGCAAGATTTTGTGACATGGCTTCAGGGCGATCTCTCTCAACAGGCAGCAACGATTGCAGCGGAGGCGCATTTTAAATTAGTCAGCATTCATCCTTTTGTAGATGGCAATGGCCGGACAGCACGTCTCTTAATGAATTTATTGCTGATGCAAGCTGGATATCCTCCCGCTTCGATTAAACCCGAAAGTCGATTGGAATATATTCAGGCGCTTGAAAAAGCCCAACTCGGAAACGGTATGCAAGATTATTACCTGGTGATTTATAAGGCCCTGATTCAATCTCAGGATGAACTCTTAAAACTATTGGAGGCAAAATCATGA
- a CDS encoding serine acetyltransferase: MALVKKIMDLISSLNQLSSEFTPALLPKADRVFFCLESLWFILFPDHRFSSKYFLKDAAKEKAYLVLRECRQELEKQVSLAFQAQKKSEMEVKTLVEDFFNTLPSVKKKLLDDAQAAHERDPAANSMDEIILCYPGFLAILTYRLAHELSLRKVPLIPRMMSEYAHSLTGCDIHPEAKIGEKFFIDHATGTVIGQTSVIGNGVTLFQGVTLGAMALNPPGIHKRHPTLEDDVTVYANASILGGETVIGKGSIIGSFCWIMSSIPKKSKIRMAKPHLIQSFSGKTKECIPNWEI; encoded by the coding sequence GTGGCATTAGTTAAAAAGATTATGGATCTCATCAGCAGCCTTAATCAGCTCAGTTCAGAATTCACACCGGCCTTACTCCCCAAGGCCGATCGGGTTTTTTTCTGTCTTGAATCACTTTGGTTTATACTTTTTCCGGATCATCGTTTTTCGAGTAAATATTTTTTGAAGGATGCCGCCAAAGAGAAAGCCTACTTGGTTTTAAGAGAATGCCGGCAGGAATTGGAAAAACAAGTGAGCCTGGCTTTTCAGGCTCAAAAGAAATCCGAGATGGAAGTGAAAACTCTGGTTGAAGATTTTTTTAATACCCTCCCCTCCGTAAAGAAAAAACTTTTGGACGATGCCCAGGCGGCCCATGAAAGAGACCCCGCGGCAAACAGCATGGATGAAATCATTTTGTGTTATCCGGGTTTTTTGGCGATTCTCACCTATCGCCTCGCGCACGAACTCTCCCTCCGCAAGGTTCCGTTGATTCCTCGCATGATGAGTGAATATGCCCACAGCCTCACCGGATGCGATATTCACCCCGAGGCCAAAATTGGCGAGAAATTTTTCATCGATCATGCCACAGGGACAGTGATTGGACAGACCTCGGTGATTGGAAATGGAGTCACTCTTTTTCAGGGAGTCACCCTGGGTGCCATGGCACTCAATCCGCCGGGTATTCATAAAAGGCATCCCACCCTTGAAGACGATGTGACCGTCTATGCCAATGCCAGCATCCTGGGCGGAGAGACGGTGATTGGCAAAGGCTCTATCATCGGAAGTTTTTGCTGGATCATGAGTTCCATTCCCAAAAAATCCAAAATCAGAATGGCCAAGCCCCATCTCATTCAGAGCTTTAGTGGAAAAACGAAAGAGTGTATTCCGAATTGGGAAATTTGA
- the cysT gene encoding sulfate ABC transporter permease subunit CysT, producing MKRIQTRSILPGFRLSLGLTVLYLSLIVLIPLSSLFIKTAHLGGSDFIQTVTSARVVASYKLTFGASFIAASINAVLGLLVAWVLVRYPFPGKRVFDALVDLPFALPTAVAGIALTNLYSSHGWIGHFLEKWGIKVAYTPLGIMVALTFIGLPFVVRTLQPVIQDLDPEMEEAASSLGASRLKTFTAVIFPHLLPALLTGFALAFARALGEYGSVVFISGNMPLKTEITPLLIMTKLEQFDYAGATAIALVMLVASFALLLGINLLQSWQARRSA from the coding sequence ATGAAACGCATCCAAACCCGATCCATCTTACCTGGTTTTCGTCTCAGCCTGGGGCTCACGGTTTTATACCTAAGCCTCATTGTGCTGATTCCGCTTTCTTCGCTTTTCATCAAAACCGCCCATCTCGGTGGGTCTGATTTCATTCAAACCGTCACCAGCGCCCGAGTGGTCGCTTCTTATAAACTCACCTTTGGCGCCTCCTTTATTGCCGCCAGTATCAATGCCGTCCTGGGTTTGCTGGTCGCCTGGGTTTTGGTGCGTTATCCCTTTCCCGGAAAGCGTGTGTTTGATGCCTTGGTGGATTTGCCTTTTGCCCTGCCTACCGCTGTGGCAGGAATTGCCCTCACCAACTTGTATTCTTCTCATGGATGGATAGGGCATTTTCTCGAAAAATGGGGAATCAAAGTGGCCTATACTCCCTTGGGAATTATGGTGGCTCTCACTTTTATTGGACTCCCTTTTGTCGTTCGAACCCTGCAACCCGTGATTCAAGATTTGGATCCCGAAATGGAAGAAGCTGCCTCCAGCCTGGGGGCCAGTCGACTCAAGACCTTCACCGCTGTAATCTTCCCCCATCTTCTTCCCGCCCTGCTCACCGGCTTTGCCCTGGCCTTTGCAAGAGCATTGGGAGAATACGGGTCGGTGGTCTTCATCTCGGGAAACATGCCCTTAAAAACAGAAATTACCCCTTTGCTCATCATGACCAAACTCGAACAATTCGATTATGCAGGAGCCACAGCCATTGCCTTAGTGATGCTGGTCGCTTCTTTTGCCTTGTTGCTTGGCATTAACCTGCTGCAATCCTGGCAGGCACGGAGATCGGCATGA
- a CDS encoding porin, producing the protein MKKIKWLLADLILGTSLITLPQTGFAKSKKTVTENTSSLQERINELEQNQKILQRKWEIEQEKAEQKDKPKESLNAGFNSKEGFYLKSSEGGTAIRLRGLLQADGRFFLNDEGDKLVNQFIGRRLRPIVEGDIGKYFGFKFTPDFGGGTASIQDAYADIKPFKALSFRVGKFTAPLGLERWQSSANLLSVELGLPTNLVPNRDLGALVFGTIADGVFSYSAGVFNGTIDGGSNDTDVSDGKDVVARLFAQPFKNTKLKALEKLGVGVAGSWGSQFGSATTTNLASQKSSGQNTFFSFRSDGTAPNTVFADGDRLRISPQGYYYVGPFGLFGEYVLSSQKVNLAGAKTDIANKAWQVAASYILTGEESSFSGIKVKNPINFKKGNWGAVELGARYNDLKIDDAAFPVFADPAKSASHAKAWGVVANWYLTNNYKFTVSYDHTNFTGGASGGADRAPEHALFTRLQVAY; encoded by the coding sequence ATGAAAAAAATCAAATGGCTTTTAGCGGACCTCATCCTGGGCACAAGTTTAATTACCCTTCCCCAAACAGGCTTTGCAAAAAGCAAAAAAACGGTGACAGAAAATACGAGTTCCCTTCAAGAACGCATCAACGAACTGGAACAAAATCAAAAAATTCTCCAGCGCAAATGGGAAATCGAGCAAGAAAAAGCAGAACAAAAAGACAAACCCAAGGAGAGCCTCAATGCCGGCTTCAATAGCAAAGAAGGCTTTTATCTTAAAAGTAGTGAGGGAGGAACCGCCATTCGTTTGAGAGGATTACTTCAGGCCGATGGGCGTTTTTTTCTTAACGATGAAGGAGACAAGCTTGTAAATCAGTTTATTGGCCGACGCCTTCGTCCTATTGTGGAAGGCGATATTGGAAAATATTTTGGTTTCAAGTTTACGCCCGATTTTGGCGGGGGAACCGCAAGCATACAAGATGCCTATGCAGACATCAAACCCTTCAAGGCCTTAAGTTTTCGTGTGGGTAAATTTACAGCGCCTCTGGGTTTAGAAAGATGGCAATCTTCTGCCAATTTACTTTCTGTAGAACTTGGGCTTCCTACCAATCTCGTTCCCAATCGGGATCTGGGAGCCCTGGTATTTGGGACTATTGCGGACGGCGTATTTTCGTATTCTGCCGGGGTGTTTAATGGAACAATCGATGGGGGTTCCAACGACACCGATGTCAGCGACGGAAAAGATGTGGTCGCTCGCCTCTTCGCTCAACCCTTCAAAAACACAAAACTCAAAGCGCTAGAAAAACTTGGAGTGGGCGTGGCTGGAAGCTGGGGGAGCCAGTTTGGATCTGCCACTACGACAAACCTTGCTTCGCAAAAAAGCAGTGGCCAAAATACTTTCTTTTCTTTTAGGTCGGATGGCACCGCTCCCAATACTGTGTTTGCAGATGGCGACCGTTTGAGAATTTCACCCCAAGGCTACTATTATGTGGGCCCCTTTGGATTGTTTGGCGAATATGTCCTTTCTTCTCAAAAGGTAAATCTGGCGGGCGCAAAAACGGACATCGCAAACAAGGCCTGGCAAGTGGCTGCTTCTTATATCCTCACGGGTGAGGAAAGTTCTTTTTCCGGAATCAAAGTCAAAAACCCCATCAATTTCAAAAAAGGAAACTGGGGTGCTGTGGAATTGGGTGCCCGTTATAATGATCTGAAGATTGATGATGCAGCATTTCCCGTCTTTGCCGACCCTGCCAAATCTGCTTCCCATGCAAAAGCCTGGGGTGTAGTGGCCAATTGGTATTTGACCAACAATTATAAATTTACGGTAAGCTATGATCATACAAATTTTACAGGTGGAGCAAGTGGTGGTGCGGATAGAGCGCCGGAGCATGCTTTATTTACAAGATTGCAGGTGGCTTATTAA
- a CDS encoding sulfate/molybdate ABC transporter ATP-binding protein, which produces MSIDIVHLYKHFGNFTALHDINLKVNPGELVALIGPSGSGKTTLLRLIAGLEVPSSGMVMIDDEDSTYRDARQRRVGFVFQHYALFKHMSVFNNIAFGLQVRPRKNRPSKSEIQERVMNLLKMVQLEGLAHRYPAQLSGGQRQRIALARALAVEPSVLLLDEPFGALDAKVRKDLRRWLRRLHDEVKITSIFVTHDQEEALEVADRVVIMHQSKIEQVGSPEEVYDHPATPFVYDFLGDVNLFHGRIQEGKAVLEGMTLEIPNNAIQEAKNAVAYVRPHEMEITREKTDENALSATVESIIAVGPRVRIELKRHDTGAFIEVEMNKNEFSKDLFQKGEKVFVKPRSVKVFLEGMG; this is translated from the coding sequence ATGAGTATTGATATAGTCCATCTCTACAAACACTTCGGCAACTTCACCGCACTTCACGACATCAATTTAAAAGTGAATCCGGGGGAACTCGTTGCCTTAATTGGTCCCTCGGGATCCGGAAAAACCACCTTACTGAGACTCATCGCCGGCCTCGAGGTTCCCAGTAGCGGCATGGTAATGATTGATGACGAAGACAGCACTTACCGCGATGCCCGGCAAAGACGCGTGGGCTTTGTGTTTCAGCATTATGCCCTCTTCAAACACATGAGCGTCTTCAACAACATTGCCTTTGGTCTGCAAGTGCGCCCCAGAAAAAATCGCCCTTCTAAAAGTGAAATCCAAGAACGCGTCATGAATCTTTTAAAAATGGTGCAACTCGAAGGCCTGGCCCATCGTTATCCCGCGCAACTTTCCGGCGGACAACGCCAGCGTATCGCCTTGGCCCGTGCCTTGGCGGTAGAGCCTTCTGTTTTATTATTGGATGAACCCTTCGGTGCCCTCGACGCGAAAGTTCGAAAAGATCTGAGGCGCTGGCTGCGTCGCCTGCACGATGAAGTCAAAATTACCAGCATTTTTGTGACCCACGATCAGGAAGAGGCCCTCGAAGTGGCCGATCGTGTCGTCATCATGCACCAAAGCAAGATTGAACAGGTGGGTTCTCCGGAGGAAGTCTATGACCACCCGGCAACGCCTTTTGTATATGACTTTCTGGGCGACGTGAATTTATTTCATGGCCGAATTCAGGAAGGCAAAGCGGTTTTGGAAGGCATGACCCTGGAGATTCCCAACAACGCCATCCAGGAAGCCAAAAACGCCGTCGCTTACGTGCGCCCTCACGAAATGGAAATCACTCGCGAAAAAACCGACGAAAACGCCCTGAGTGCCACCGTGGAAAGCATCATCGCCGTCGGCCCTCGCGTGCGCATCGAACTCAAACGCCACGACACCGGTGCCTTTATTGAAGTGGAAATGAACAAGAATGAATTTTCAAAAGATCTGTTTCAAAAAGGGGAAAAAGTGTTTGTGAAGCCGCGCTCAGTGAAGGTTTTTTTGGAGGGAATGGGCTAA
- a CDS encoding transketolase has translation MPSSEKIKELQEISRQLRMDVLQMLHKAKSGHTGGPLGMMEMMVALYFYKMHHDPKNPLWEDRDRFILANGHTAPALYACLAHAGYFPKSEFQNLRQLGSPLQGHPKRKPEWGIEMSTGSLGQGLSIANGLALAARLDKRSTRIYSMHSDGEAQEGMLWEGAMSAGFRKLDNRCCLLDFNNVQIDGFNKDIKDVSPLDEKFRAFGWQVFTIDGNNMEEVVSALDEAEKVKGKPTMIIAKTLIGKGVSIFENKPAYHGVTPSDAELELALEELNRITPS, from the coding sequence ATGCCTTCATCCGAAAAAATTAAAGAACTCCAAGAAATTAGTCGTCAGCTACGCATGGATGTCTTGCAGATGTTGCATAAGGCAAAATCCGGTCATACGGGTGGGCCTTTGGGGATGATGGAAATGATGGTGGCGCTCTATTTTTACAAAATGCACCATGATCCAAAAAATCCGCTTTGGGAAGATCGTGATCGCTTTATTCTCGCCAATGGTCACACGGCACCTGCCCTGTATGCCTGTCTCGCTCATGCGGGGTATTTTCCAAAATCTGAATTCCAGAACTTGAGGCAGCTCGGTTCTCCTTTGCAAGGTCATCCCAAACGTAAACCCGAATGGGGAATCGAAATGTCCACGGGTTCTTTGGGTCAGGGGCTATCGATAGCGAACGGCCTGGCCTTGGCGGCCCGTTTGGATAAGCGCAGTACCCGTATCTACAGCATGCACTCCGACGGGGAGGCCCAGGAAGGAATGTTGTGGGAAGGGGCCATGTCGGCCGGCTTTCGCAAGCTGGACAATCGTTGCTGTTTGCTCGATTTCAACAATGTGCAGATTGATGGTTTCAACAAAGATATCAAGGATGTTTCTCCGCTAGATGAGAAGTTTAGGGCCTTTGGGTGGCAGGTCTTCACGATCGATGGAAATAATATGGAAGAAGTGGTTTCTGCCCTGGATGAAGCCGAAAAAGTGAAGGGCAAACCTACAATGATTATTGCTAAGACACTGATAGGAAAAGGGGTTTCGATTTTCGAAAATAAGCCCGCTTATCATGGGGTGACACCGAGTGATGCGGAGTTGGAGTTGGCCCTAGAAGAACTAAACCGAATTACCCCCTCTTAA